In Numida meleagris isolate 19003 breed g44 Domestic line chromosome 23, NumMel1.0, whole genome shotgun sequence, the following proteins share a genomic window:
- the HINFP gene encoding histone H4 transcription factor, with translation MPPVKAGGKEALVLQCEWEACSYVASAMEEFCGHVAQHLRLHLPGEQRDELDPLEEYTCLWQECGFCSPESPADLIRHVYFHCYHTKLKQWGLRALQSQSEVSHCQLDFQSRNIIPEIQENFQCLWEYCERSFDNPEWFYRHVEDHSFCSEYKAAGKENHVVLCGWKDCDCTFKGRCKLREHLRSHTQEKVVACPTCGGMFANNTKFFDHIRRQTALDQQRFQCSHCSKRFATERLLRDHMRNHVNHYKCPLCDMTCPLPSSLRNHIRFRHSEERPFKCDYCDYRCKNLIDLRKHLDTHSKEPAYRCEFEACSFTARSLCSIKLHYRKVHEGDSEPRYKCHVCDKSFTRGNNLTVHLRKKHQFKWPSGHPRFRYKEHEDGYMRLQLVRYESVELTEQLLKDGEKQEEALDGSTDGVVLSEGEGNLQGIVLEAPTETPLVESNVSEPHVALLHPAACSADSPERARPSAFSGAAQSSEQEPGTPANPIIRVVNRTNEHGESETVYYIMASTPSEERVAAGGGLAMELEENVMDRLQKTAEELGIHIV, from the exons ATGCCGCCCGTGAAGGCCGGCGGTAAGGAggccctggtgctgcagtgcGAATGGGAGGCGTGCAGCTACGTGGCCTCCGCCATGGAGGAGTTCTGCGGGCATGTGGCCCAGCACCTGCGGCTGCACCTGCCCGGCGAGCAGCGGGACGAGCTGGACCCGCTCG AGGAATACACGTGTCTGTGGCAGGAATGTGGTTTCTGTTCCCCGGAGAGCCCCGCCGACCTCATCCGCCATGTCTACTTCCACTGCTACCACACCAAGCTGAAGCAGTGGGGGCTGCGGGCCCTGCAGAGCCAGTCAGAGGTGAGCCACTGCCAGCTGGACTTCCAGAGCCGCAACATCATCCCCGAGATCCAGGAGAACTTTCAGTGCCTATGGGAGTACTGTGAG AGATCATTTGATAATCCCGAGTGGTTCTATCGGCACGTGGAGGATCACAGCTTCTGTTCAGAGTACAAGGCGGCTGGGAAGGAGAACCACGTGGTCCTCTGTGGCTGGAAAG ACTGTGACTGCACCTTCAAAGGGCGCTGCAAGCTGCGGGAGCACCTGCGCAGCCACACGCAGGAGAAGGTGGTGGCCTGCCCTACCTGTGGTGGGATGTTTGCCAACAACACCAAGTTCTTTGACCACATCCGCCGGCAGACCGCGCTGGACC agcagaggtttCAGTGTTCTCACTGTTCCAAGAGGTTCGCCACAGAGAGGCTGCTCCGTGACCACATGAGGAACCACG TGAACCATTATAAGTGCCCTCTGTGTGACATGACCTGccctctgccctcctccctgCGCAATCACATCCGTTTTCGGCACAGCGAGGAACGGCCGTTCAAATGTGACTACTGTGACTACAG GTGTAAGAATCTCATTGACTTGAGGAAACATCTGGATACGCACAGCAAAGAGCCAGCCTATCGCTGCGAGTTTGAGGCTTGCAGCTTCACTGCACGTTCCCTCTGCTCCATCAAACTGCACTACCGGAAAGTCCATGAG gGTGACTCAGAGCCCCGCTACAAGTGCCATGTCTGTGACAAGAGCTTCACACGTGGAAACAACCTCACCGTCCACCTCAGGAAGAAACACCAGTTCAAATGGCCCTCAGGGCATCCTCGCTTCAG GTACAAGGAACATGAGGATGGCTACATGAGGCTGCAGCTGGTGCGCTATGAGAGTGTGGAGCTGACAGAGCAGCTATTGAAGGATGGAGAGAAACAGGAGGAGGCACTGGATGGCTCCACTGATGGTGTGGTGCTGTCTGAAGGGGAGGGCAACCTGCAGGGCATCGTTCTGGAGGCTCCAACAGAGACTCCCTTGGTGGAGAGCAACGTGTCCGAGCCACACGTGGCcctgctgcatcctgctgcctgctctgctgacAGCCCTGAGCGAGCACGGCCAAGTGCCTTCTCAGGAGCAGCGCAGTCCTCGGAACAGGAGCCTGGCACCCCGGCCAACCCCATCATCCGTGTGGTGAACCGGACCAACGAGCATGGGGAGAGTGAGACTGTGTATTACATCATGGCCAGCACGCCCTCAGAGGAGCGGGTGGCAGCAGGCGGCGGGCTGGCtatggagctggaggagaatGTCATGGACCGTCTGCAGAAGACAGCCGAAGAGCTGGGTATCCATATTGTGTGA